A genomic region of Colletes latitarsis isolate SP2378_abdomen chromosome 7, iyColLati1, whole genome shotgun sequence contains the following coding sequences:
- the LOC143343563 gene encoding condensin complex subunit 2, translating into MATLKNMADMKIDAVVNTPKTSRSPLRRKSVFSSNSIDIPILLENDDEAERLVFRRETNATSTPIIKSTSGRRSSIGLSSSVNVPTSQMTEHISQCIKLGTENKINPRNAFSLKIIDFMAYLIKREDNKMNNLQVATSSLDVSTQIYGYRVDGVHTEILKMMDGMDIGEKNNMNANTIDVNGGSENQLEKSVKKKKRKNKQQIFSTVENLRTNVETRKPLITMEDLQSTDMLHQVTLPIHANSRFYLHPYNDVLVDSVDYKRIQSKDISCSALRIGDLSNMQICPPLHHFNFQNFNEDDETEKDLPEQTNESRFHFDLDASISQEEEHPCTNMNYFNVEENEEENVNRYTKHPDQVQNLVDFQEVLSSSVPTKVSEYSFIPKNLHLHWAIPTYWRNTNFRKILTNSGVVKTCHQAPIKKRKEIELCYNDNTANSVNDKFLPGRRITLNRQTAKRNWNEERITLPPDKHYDVSQASKLYLHSIILLKKRDEVNTTCLPDINYNYGNESEISNPGLDNTECRETEENNVIDNVVRSEDENMTESQPFTGNNLVTAPKLTNKSSIKYCVREKKIDMGQLKKSIWKCLNKDDSEKIANAQVQQNVCDKMNDKKYFSEIYKELPNILTKDNSKELSYPIAFVSLLHLANEKSLKIISTPDLSDLTIEQD; encoded by the coding sequence ATGGCAACTTTGAAAAATATGGCAGACATGAAGATAGATGCTGTTGTAAATACACCTAAAACATCTAGGTCTCCATTGCGGCGGAAATCAGTTTTTTCATCTAATTCAATTGATATTCCTATTCTCTTAGAGAATGATGATGAAGCAGAACGTTTGGTTTTTCGCCGTGAAACTAATGCTACTTCAACACCAATAATTAAGAGTACAAGTGGTAGAAGAAGTTCTATAGGCCTTAGTTCTTCAGTAAATGTACCTACGTCTCAAATGACAGAGCATATATCTCAATGTATAAAGCTTGGgactgaaaataaaattaatccaCGAAATGCATTTAGCTTAAAAATAATTGATTTTATGGCATATTTGATCAAGAGAGAAGATAACAAAATGAATAATTTGCAAGTAGCTACCTCATCATTAGATGTAAGTACTCAGATTTACGGATATCGAGTCGATGGTGTACATACGGAGATACTTAAAATGATGGATGGAATGGACATAGGAGAGAAAAATAATATGAATGCAAATACAATAGACGTTAATGGAGGAAGTGAAAATCAATTAGAAAAATcagtaaagaaaaagaaaaggaaaaataaacAGCAAATATTTAGCACGGTCGAAAATTTAAGAACAAATGTAGAAACTAGGAAACCTCTAATAACTATGGAAGATTTACAAAGCACAGATATGTTGCATCAAGTAACGTTACCAATTCATGCAAATTCTAGATTTTATTTACATCCATATAATGATGTTTTAGTAGACTCAGTAGATTATAAAAGAATACAAAGCAAAGATATAAGTTGTAGTGCTTTAAGAATAGGAGATTTATCAAATAtgcaaatttgtccacctttacatcatttcaattttcaaaatttcaatgaggatGATGAAACAGAGAAGGATCTACCAGAACAAACTAatgaaagtagatttcattttgATCTTGATGCAAGCATATCACAGGAGGAAGAACATCCATgtacaaacatgaattattttaatgTTGAAGAGAACGAAGAGGAAAATGTAAATAGATACACTAAACATCCTGATCAAGTACAGAACCTTGTAGATTTTCAGGAAGTTTTAAGTAGTTCTGTACCAACAAAAGTTTCAGAATATTCATTTATTCCAAAAAATTTGCATTTACATTGGGCAATCCCAACATATTGGAGAAATACAAATTtcagaaaaattttaacaaacaGTGGAGTAGTTAAAACGTGCCATCAGGCACCCATCAAGAAAAGAAAGGAAATAGAATTGTGTTATAATGATAACACAGCTAATAGTGTAAATGATAAATTTTTACCAGGAAGAAGAATTACACTAAATCGTCAGACAGCTAAAAGAAATTGGAATGAGGAAAGAATAACATTACCACCAGATAAACATTATGATGTTTCACAAGCTAGTAAATTATATCTCCATTCAATAATACTTCTAAAGAAGAGAGATGAAGtaaatactacttgcttacccgATATAAATTACAATTATGGCAATGAAAGTGAAATCTCTAATCCTGGGTTAGATAACACTGAATGCAGAGAAACAGAAGAAAATAATGTAATCGATAATGTTGTGAGATCTGAGGATGAAAATATGACAGAATCACAGCCTTTTACCGGAAACAATCTCGTTACTGCTCCCAAACTAACGAATAAGTCATCCATTAAATATTGTGTACGTGAAAAAAAGATCGATATGGGACAATTGAAAAAATCCATTTGGAAATGCTTGAATAAAGATGATAGCGAAAAAATTGCAAATGCACAAGTACAACAAAATGTTTGTGATAAAATGAATGACAAAAAATACTTCAGTGAAATTTATAAAGAACTACCAAatatattaacaaaagataatagtaAGGAATTAAGTTATCCAATTGCCTTTGTGTCTTTATTACATTTAGCAAATGAAAagtcattaaaaataatttctacacCTGATTTGTCTGACCTTACTATAGAACAAGATTGA
- the LOC143343708 gene encoding leukocyte elastase inhibitor isoform X1 — MKVTMFFALFAVLNTFVVLTATQSINMSLDNKSVHKDFSTSCNDFTQAFHKELSITSEGNIVTSPLSIHMILSLLSHGAESETLDEMTVGLCHRNKDSIKEGYTTLIALLNELTNVKLYIANAMYIQDGFELLTEFLAVGSNVYKSSISKLDFKHNIDAAEKINAWVKKATNNKISNLVSSDDFDEYMKLVMVNAIYFNGVWLHKFDPKNTEKKIFHVTNIETKFVSMMFNKRKYDYGELPTMGSRFIEIPYMNKDIVMTIILPTEKDGLSNLQNNFSWEVLANIERSHNEIELYLPKFKIEFTVDLENILRKLGLNRMFEDNANFSGISNIPLKVSKVLHKAVIEVNEEGTEAAAATAVQMRLRRMIVMPEQFLVDRPFMFVIEYKPNKVPLFIGSVKDIKVTPERDEL; from the exons ATGAAAGTAACAATGTTTTTTGCGTTATTTGCAG ttTTAAATACTTTTGTTGTTCTCACAGCTACGCAATCGATTAATATGTCTTTAGACAACAAAAGTGTACATAAAGATTTTTCTACCTCCTGCAATGACTTTACACAAGCTTTTCATAAA GAATTATCCATTACCAGCGAGGGAAACATTGTTACTTCACCATTAAGTATACATATGATCTTGTCTTTACTTTCTCATGGAGCAGAGTCTGAAACATTAGACGAAATGACAGTTGGTCTTTGTCATCGTAACAAAGATTCTATAAAAGAAGGATATACAACTCTAATAGCTTTGCTAAAT GAGCTGACAAATGTTAAATTATACATCGCGAACGCGATGTATATTCAAGATGGATTTGAATTGCTAACAGAATTTTTGGCAGTAGGATCAAACGTTTACAAATCTTCAATTTCAAAGTTAGATTTCAAGCATAATATAGATGCGGCTGAGAAAATTAATGCATGGGTGAAAAAAGCGACGAATAATAAAATATCTAATCTCGTGTCTTCAG ACGATTTCGACGAATATATGAAGTTAGTAATGGTAAATGCTATTTATTTTAATGGTGTTTGGTTGCATAAATTCGATCCAAAGAACACAGAGAAGAAAATATTCCATGTGACAAACATTGAAACGAAATTTGTATCAATGATGTTTAATAAACGTAAATACGATTACGGCGAACTACCAACGATGGGCTCCCGCTTTATTGAAATTCCATATATG AATAAAGATATCGTAATGACAATAATATTACCCACGGAAAAGGATGGACTTTCAAATTTGCAAAATAATTTCTCGTGGGAAGTACTTGCAAATATAGAACGATCGCACAACGAAATTGAATTGTATCTTCCGAAATTCAAAATAGAATTTACGGTAGACTTAGAAAACATTTTACGAAAG cTTGGCTTAAATAGAatgttcgaggacaacgcaaattttAGCGGCATTTCAAATATACCATTAAAAGTTAGTAAAGTTTTGCATAAAGCAGTGATAGAAGTTAACGAAGAGGGCACCGAAGCTGCAgctgcaacag CCGTGCAAATGAGACTCAGACGAATGATCGTTATGCCAGAACAATTTCTGGTCGATCGACCTTTTATGTTTGTAATCGAATACAAACCTAATAAGGTACCACTTTTTATTGGAAGCGTAAAAGATATAAAAGTTACTCCAGAAAGAGATGAGTTATAA
- the Cyt-b5-r gene encoding cytochrome b5-related — MENSISSIPGLKPFPERHEKFKTPHAFLEGRSKIDGAEGLWRIRNRLYDLETFAKFHPGGEEWIRLTKNTDITELFETHHLTDKAASLLPKYYIREAVSERSVPLTFEPNGFYNTFKKRALEALKDVDFHRPSKKTNLIADFLATSTVLLSLLAAFAQSYLVLCAAGIFLAWTTVAAHNYFHMRNNFRMYYFDLSSMSSKDWRITHVMSHHIYPNTIWDYEIYVAEPFLHWLPDKTKSTFKSIVSQIASPIVWSLAFTSNLIKRYYSIYFQYGKFEFRDAVPLLIPSLMCFFAPSVLMGLKFWLLILLISSFVFSMIGFNAAHHHPDIFHDGDIYRDDLDWGLLELDAVRERKVIDDSDFLVLTNFGLHGLHHLLPTVDHSYLPLCTEAFEQTCKEFKIDTERWTQWELVKGQFQQLMRKEPKKNYR; from the exons ATGGAGAACTCTATTAGCTCGATACCAGGTCTAAAACCGTTTCCTGAAAGACACGAAAAATTCAAAACGCCGCACGCTTTCCTCGAAGGAAGAAGTAAAATCGATGGCGCAGAAGGTCTCTGGAGGATCAGAAATCGTTTATACGATCTCGAAACATTTGCCAAGTTCCATCCAGGAGGAGAAGAATGGATTCGTCTCACCAAAAACACTGATATCACAGAATTGTTTGAG ACTCATCATCTGACTGATAAGGCTGCGTCTCTTCTGCCCAAGTATTACATAAGGGAAGCAGTTTCTGAGCGATCAGTGCCATTAACGTTCGAACCAAATGGATTCTACAATACATTCAAGAAACGCGCCCTGGAGGCCCTGAAAGACGTCGATTTCCATCGACCCTCGAAGAAGACAAATCTCATCGCTGATTTCCTTGCTACATCTACTGTCCTTTTGAGTCTCCTTGCAGCTTTTGCACAATCTTATTTAGTACTTTGTGCAGCTG GAATATTTCTAGCTTGGACAACGGTAGCCGCCCACAATTATTTCCATATGCGGAACAACTTTCGAATGTATTATTTCGATTTAAGCTCGATGTCATCGAAGGATTGGCGCATAACGCACGTCATGAGCCATCATATATATCCAAATACTATTTGGGATTACGAAATTTACGTAGCCGAACCGTTCCTCCATTGGCTTCCAGATAAAACAAAGTCCACGTTTAAAAGTATTGTCAGCCAGATTGCAAGCCCCATCGTTTGGTCTCTAGCGTTCACTTCAAATCTAATCAAGAG GTATTATTCCATATACTTCCAATACGGGAAATTCGAATTTCGCGACGCAGTGCCTTTATTAATACCCTCTTTAATGTGTTTCTTCGCGCCAAGCGTTCTGATGGGTTTGAAATTTTGGTTATTAATACTCCTAATAAGCAGTTTTGTGTTCTCCATGATCGGTTTTAATGCTGCCCATCATCATCCCGACATCTTCCACGACGGTGATATATACAG GGACGATCTCGATTGGGGTCTGCTAGAATTGGATGCCGTTAGAGAACGGAAAGTAATCGACGATTCCGATTTCCTTGTACTGACTAATTTCGGCTTGCATGGTCTTCATCATTTACTGCCAACCGTGGACCATTCTTATTTGCCACTTTGCACAGAGGCGTTTGAACAAACTTGCAAGGAATTTAAAATCGATACAGAGAGGTGGACGCAATGGGAACTCGTTAAAGGACAGTTTCAACAATTAATGCGCAAAGAACCGAAAAAGAATTACAGATAG
- the LOC143343708 gene encoding leukocyte elastase inhibitor isoform X2, with translation MSLDNKSVHKDFSTSCNDFTQAFHKELSITSEGNIVTSPLSIHMILSLLSHGAESETLDEMTVGLCHRNKDSIKEGYTTLIALLNELTNVKLYIANAMYIQDGFELLTEFLAVGSNVYKSSISKLDFKHNIDAAEKINAWVKKATNNKISNLVSSDDFDEYMKLVMVNAIYFNGVWLHKFDPKNTEKKIFHVTNIETKFVSMMFNKRKYDYGELPTMGSRFIEIPYMNKDIVMTIILPTEKDGLSNLQNNFSWEVLANIERSHNEIELYLPKFKIEFTVDLENILRKLGLNRMFEDNANFSGISNIPLKVSKVLHKAVIEVNEEGTEAAAATAVQMRLRRMIVMPEQFLVDRPFMFVIEYKPNKVPLFIGSVKDIKVTPERDEL, from the exons ATGTCTTTAGACAACAAAAGTGTACATAAAGATTTTTCTACCTCCTGCAATGACTTTACACAAGCTTTTCATAAA GAATTATCCATTACCAGCGAGGGAAACATTGTTACTTCACCATTAAGTATACATATGATCTTGTCTTTACTTTCTCATGGAGCAGAGTCTGAAACATTAGACGAAATGACAGTTGGTCTTTGTCATCGTAACAAAGATTCTATAAAAGAAGGATATACAACTCTAATAGCTTTGCTAAAT GAGCTGACAAATGTTAAATTATACATCGCGAACGCGATGTATATTCAAGATGGATTTGAATTGCTAACAGAATTTTTGGCAGTAGGATCAAACGTTTACAAATCTTCAATTTCAAAGTTAGATTTCAAGCATAATATAGATGCGGCTGAGAAAATTAATGCATGGGTGAAAAAAGCGACGAATAATAAAATATCTAATCTCGTGTCTTCAG ACGATTTCGACGAATATATGAAGTTAGTAATGGTAAATGCTATTTATTTTAATGGTGTTTGGTTGCATAAATTCGATCCAAAGAACACAGAGAAGAAAATATTCCATGTGACAAACATTGAAACGAAATTTGTATCAATGATGTTTAATAAACGTAAATACGATTACGGCGAACTACCAACGATGGGCTCCCGCTTTATTGAAATTCCATATATG AATAAAGATATCGTAATGACAATAATATTACCCACGGAAAAGGATGGACTTTCAAATTTGCAAAATAATTTCTCGTGGGAAGTACTTGCAAATATAGAACGATCGCACAACGAAATTGAATTGTATCTTCCGAAATTCAAAATAGAATTTACGGTAGACTTAGAAAACATTTTACGAAAG cTTGGCTTAAATAGAatgttcgaggacaacgcaaattttAGCGGCATTTCAAATATACCATTAAAAGTTAGTAAAGTTTTGCATAAAGCAGTGATAGAAGTTAACGAAGAGGGCACCGAAGCTGCAgctgcaacag CCGTGCAAATGAGACTCAGACGAATGATCGTTATGCCAGAACAATTTCTGGTCGATCGACCTTTTATGTTTGTAATCGAATACAAACCTAATAAGGTACCACTTTTTATTGGAAGCGTAAAAGATATAAAAGTTACTCCAGAAAGAGATGAGTTATAA